CTCAGGTACCTACTTTTCCTGCATTACCCAGCAATGAAAGACAGAAGGATGTGGTTCATAAAAGGCCCTTCAGGAGGCTCAGTAGAGCAGAAATGGACGAAAAAAGGGCAAGGGGACTTTGTTTCTGGTGCGATGACAGGTTTGTGGCGGGACATAGGTGTGGTAATAAGCAGTTCCACAGGTTGGAAGTATGGGATGAATTAGTGGAGGATGAAGGGAATGAGTCAGTTGAGGAGGACGATACACTAGATGAAGGTCAGCTAGCCCACATATCTCTCAATGCTATGACCAGCATGTCGGTACCAAACTTCAGAACCATGAGGGTCACGGGACACGTTGGAAAGCAAAATGTGAACATTTTTATAGACTGTGGCAGTTCACACAATTTCATTCATCCTAGGGTGGTGCAGAAATTAGGGGTCAAAACCGTGAAGGTTGAACCATTGGTGGTAGAAGTAGCAGATGGGAACAAATTAACCACCCAAGACCTCTGTCCTGGATTCACGTGGAAGATGCAAGGGCAGGAATTCAAGGCAGATCTATTGGTGTTGCCTGTGGGAGGATGTGAGCTGGTTCTCGGTATGCAATGGTTGACGACTCTTGGAGATGTAAAGTGGAATTTTCAGGAGCTCAGAATGGAGTTTATACGGCATGAGCACAAGGTGGTTCTGAGAGGGATGAAACAACAAGAGCTGCAGTTAGTGAAAAGGAAGAAGATGCAAAAGATCCTTCAGAAACCTGAACAAATTGTGACAGCACAACTTTCTCTAATTAAGGCGGTGCCAAACACTTCAGAACCTCCATCTCTGTATGCTATAGCTGCTGAACCCGGTGGAGATCAGGTTAGTAGTTCAGTAGAACTTGAACAACTATTGAATGACTATGATGACGTATTTCAAGAACCTAGTGGACTACCCCCAGAAAGATTGCATGATCACAAGATTCTTCTTAAAAATGGGACGGAACCTGTCAATGTGAGACCCTACAGGTATCCTACGTTTCAGAAAGGAGAAATTGAAAAACTAGTAGCTGAAATGTTAGCTTGTGGTATTATTAGACCTAGTTCAAGTCCTTTTTCCTCTCCTGTGGTGttagtaaaaaaaaaggatggatcGTGGAGGATGTGCGTTGACTACAGACAATTAAACAGTGCCACCGTAAAGAACAAGTTTCCTATTCCCTTAATAGAAGAACTCCTGGATGAGTTATTTGGAGCTAAGTTCTTTACTAAATTGGATTTGCGATCCGGTTATCACCAGATCAGGATGAAGGCTGAGGATGTTGAAAAAACAGCTTTCAGAACTCATGATGGACATTATGAGTTCTTGGTTATGCCCTTTGGGCTGACAAATGCTCCATCTACCTTTCAAAACCTCATGAATGACATCTTTCGACCATTTCTGAGGAAGttcattttggttttttttgatgacatcctgatatACAGTTGTAAGTGGAAGGAGCATCTGCAGCATCTTGGAACTGTGTTTAAGTTGCTGAGAAATAACTCTCTGAAGGTTAAAAGGAGTAAATGCACCTTTGCTCAACAACAAGTCGATTACTTGGGGCATGTTATTAATGCGGAAGGAGTTCAGGCAGACCCGAAAAAATCTCAGCCATCATGACTTGGCCCATGCCTCAAACTGTTAAGGAGCTCCGGGGATTTTTGGGGATCACAGGGTACTACAGGAGATTTATACAAGATTATGGAAAAATTGCGAGGCCATTAACAGACTTGCTCAAAAAGAATCAGTTCCAGTGGCATGATGGTGCTACTAGAGCTTTCAAGGAGTTACAGGGGGCTATGAGTAGTCCTCCTGTTTTGGCCTTACCTGATTTTACTCAGGGATTTATTGTGGAAACTGATGCATCTGGGAGTGGGATTGGAGCGGTACTGATGCAAGGAAGGAGACCCTTGGCTTTTTTCAGCAAGTCATTGGGTTCCAGGCACTTAGCTTTGTCTGTGTATGAAAGAGAAATGTTGGCTATAGTAACGGCAGTACTGAAATGGAGAGCCTACTTAGTAGGGAGGCACTTCACTATTAAAACAGATCACCAAAGTCTGAAATACTTGATAGAGCAGCGGGTGCACACTCCTTTGCAGCAGAAGTGGATAGCAAAACTAATGGGCTTTGATTATGAAATTCAGTATAAGAAGGGAAGGGACAATGTGGTTGCGGATGCTCTGTCCAGGAGGCCTCAGGAGGGCAGTGTGGTAGCTACTATGGTTACCATAACTACCTCATTAATTCGGGACATACAACAAGGCTGGCAGCAAGATGCACAAGTCCAGGAACTGATTCAGAAGATTAACACTAATGATCAGCAGTACACAAACTACTCATGGCAGCAGGGAATGCTAAGAAGGAAGGGCAAGTTAGTGGTTGCTGATGATGCAGCCTTGAAGGATAAATTGATTGCTTTATGGCATTCTGGTTCTCAAGGGGGACACTCTGGAGTAGAGGTAACCTACAGGAAGCTTAAACAGGTTTTGTACTGGAAGTCTATGTTCAAAGATGTAGCTCACTTCATAGCAGCCTGTGACGTTTGCCAGAGGCATAAAGCAGATAATGCAGCTTATCCGGGGCTGCTACAACCGTTACCTGTACCTTACAAAATTTGGACTGACATCTCCATGGATTTTATCGAAGGATTGCCTGTATCACATGGCAAGAAGGTGATTTTAGTTGTGGTAGATAGGCTCAGCAAGTATGCTCACTTCATCGCTGTATCTCACCCCTACACAGCTATCTCTATAGCTCAACTGTTCATGGATCATATTTATAGGTTGCACGGCTTACCCCAGACCATTGTGAGTGATAGAGATCCTACATTCTTGAGTTCGTTTTGGCAGGAGCTTTTTAAACTACAACATGTCCAGCTGAACATGTCGACTGCTTACCATCCTCAGAGTGATGGTCAAACAGAGGTGGTTAATAGGTGCTTGGAAAACTACCTCAGGTGCATGACTAGTGACCATCCCAAAGACTGGAGTTCGTGGCTACCCTTAGCAGAATTTTGGTATAATACTAACTATCATTCTTCTGCTAAAACCACTCCCTATGAGGTAGTGTATGGACAGTCTCCTCCTATTCATATCCCTTACCTTCCGGAGGCTACAACTGTTGAGTCTGTTGATAGGAGTTTGAAGGCACGAGAGAAGGTTATCCATTCATTGAGGCACAACCTGACTAAGGCTCAGCATAGGATGAAGCAAATGGCTGACAAACACAGATCAGAAAGGCAGTTCTGCGTAGGAGATTGGGTTTATGTCAAGCTACAACCTTATCGACAGCATTCGCTCAAGTCTCACCATTGTCAGAAGCTCTCGCCACGCTATTTTGGTCCATTTCAGGTGTTAGCAAAAATAGGGACAGTAGCTTATAAACTGGCATTACCCTCACATGTTCGCATTCATGACACATTCCATGTTTCTGTCCTAAAGAAGAAGGTGGGTGCAGGGTCCTTTCATGCTCAAATTCCTTCTGGGGTCACGCATCAAGGGCAGCTCATGATGGAACCAATTGCAGTATTAGATAGACGTCTGGTCAAGCGCGGACGGGTCGCTGCTACTCAAGTGTTAGTTCAATGGAGTAATAGCTTCCCTGAGGATGCTACCTGGGAATTTTTGCAAGACTTGCAGCAGCAATTTCCCCATTTCAGTCCTTGAGGACAAGGACCAACTTGAGGAGAGGGTATTGATGCACCAGAATTCTCATCTATTCTCATCTCTGCACtgactttatttgttttggttGTTATTTTCACGTGAACAGTTGTAAGCATGCAGTTAGTACGTAGCTATAAAATTAGTGGGACAGCTGGATGGCATGATTCTTGCTCATATCAGTTGGGGTCATCGGCTAGCCAGTTAGTTAGAGGTAGCCGACCCAGTGAATCTATAAATAGGAAGCTACTCACGCAGGCTATCTCTGATCATTCATTCTGTAAAACCTGCTACTCATCATTTTGTCTACTTCGTCTCTAAATTCAATAAACCAGATTTACATTCCTTGGTCTACGAATTATTTCTCCACCACCTTTGTAATTCCTTGATCAAGGAACCTGGATCTCCACTGGCCTCCGCATCATGTAGCATCAACAACCAACCACTTGAGATGAACAAAGAAAATATCCCAAGCATCTTGAAAAGTAAACCTGCAAACTACCTGGACCGAGCTCAGCACACCATGGAAGAAGAAAGATTTCACGCCTTCCATAAATTCCAGAAGACAAACAAAGGACCCCGGAAGACAAATGCTAGTTGAGCATTTTTAGTGGTGGGCAACTTTAATTAACCAGTGCCTAATGCTACTTTTAGTACCAACCACACCATCCTTAGCCCCAAACAAAATTCCAGACACATTGAGCTAATTCACCACGACAAAATACATGGTTCACTGATTCCAGTTGAGGAGCAACATGACGGGCTATGAACACCAAATTTAACTAGAGAATCAGCCAGCGCTTGATGACTAAAAAGTAAATGCAGCATAAAAAAGGAGAATTTAATTGGTACCGTATTATGCCAAATCTGGGCAAAGAGCCAGGATGGATTGTACCCTTGACGAACAACTTGAAAGCTGAAGCAGGCTGAAATTTCTAGTGCTTGATAGCAACCACACCATTCTATTTGATCAAGTTGAAGATGGGGCAGCAACACGTAAAATCTCACTGATGACATGCTATGGaaactactactactacaacatttcaaaatttcaatttccaTGTCTAACAAAATCACTAACCTGATGATCTGCAAATACTTTTGGTATAATGGACCAATGTTTTAAAAGGCATTCGCGGGGCAAGTCTCAGGGCGGGGCATTCCAATATTGCCCTTTGACAATTGCATAAGGTGAAAGTGTTCTAAGGTGTGCGCCCAGGGTTAAGGTGCGTCTCTGAAGTGAGGCGTTAAAAGTGTATACTGTGAGGATTCGaaagttattttatattttcttttatttttaataagttaatttaaatttgtttttctcttaatttacttgccttaatttcttggttgctttaatggttgaatcaCGATTTTTATCCTTTTCCTTTATATATTATTTGGCGCATGTTAAGTTTCGTAGTGCATTATGCTAGTGTGACTAACTAGTGAGGTATGTGcaataaatttggtggataagaaggGGTGTTGTGCAAGAAGGATTATGGGACAAGAAGTGTTAAGAGTTAATTGGAGGAACAAGATAGATTGGTGGTTAGAGATAAAGAGAGACCAAGAGATAGGCTTGAACCATATGCCGCCATGTGTCGATCATCTATGCACTCTTGGACTAAGACTAAGTTAATATTTATCCTTCATTTTCTCACCAAAAAGCCCTTCATTCCTTCTTCCGTgtggctgagagagagagagagagagagagaaatagagaaagagaaaaaaactcAAGTTCTAGCTTGATTCTTGCTTGATTAGTGAGAAACTCAACGAGAAATCCTAACCCACTCCATAGATCTTAGAGGCAAGTGCGAAAGGAGCTCTTGGTGAAGTCTtggaggaagaaaactcttgaCTTGCATTCCATCCTAGGGATTTGATGTACTTTGCTAGGAAATTTCCCTTTCTTCGCTTATCTTGAAGTTTATCCGATATATGAAACAAAAGAAGCTAAAGGAAGCATGCTTATGGAAGATTTCAAGGTTTTGTTAAGTTTTATTGAAATTTACAGTTTTGATGCAAGATATATATAGCTCAGTTTAAAGATTTATATATATGAAATTTTGCTAGATTTCCTTACCTAGAACATGTATCGTACATCCTATGATATGTTATCTTGATTGTTGGTAGTTTTGCCATGAAACTAGTGTTGAAATTGGAGGGTTGACTTGCGGAATTTGGGGGACaagttgctggaatttttccctTGTCGTTCAATTGAGAGAGTGTGAGAGTTGAGGGGTAAGTTTA
The DNA window shown above is from Coffea arabica cultivar ET-39 chromosome 5e, Coffea Arabica ET-39 HiFi, whole genome shotgun sequence and carries:
- the LOC140006946 gene encoding uncharacterized protein, which translates into the protein MAEGTRSQDVRKMEEHVRAMLREQQDQFEKEMAALRNLVIELHTQKTQAEVNDSAHTSDTHLNNGGGYQIPSRLSRVDFPRFNGVDFRGWLYKSEQFFEVDETPSYVKVKIAAMNLEGKALQWHQIFMKSRLTREAPLWEEYVKELSSRFGDSLYDDPMGELKSLKQTGSVQEYHDLFEELLNRVDLPEDYATSCFISGLKPDIQLSVRMFMPKNICHARILARMEEAKGVTQQKGKMPPRFSMSYQDHASTSQGHASIPGNKWKADPRPLLPSPQVPTFPALPSNERQKDVVHKRPFRRLSRAEMDEKRARGLCFWCDDRFVAGHRCGNKQFHRLEVWDELVEDEGNESVEEDDTLDEGQLAHISLNAMTSMSVPNFRTMRVTGHVGKQNVNIFIDCGSSHNFIHPRVVQKLGVKTVKVEPLVVEVADGNKLTTQDLCPGFTWKMQGQEFKADLLVLPVGGCELVLGMQWLTTLGDVKWNFQELRMEFIRHEHKVVLRGMKQQELQLVKRKKMQKILQKPEQIVTAQLSLIKAVPNTSEPPSLYAIAAEPGGDQVSSSVELEQLLNDYDDVFQEPSGLPPERLHDHKILLKNGTEPVNVRPYRYPTFQKGEIEKLVAEMLACGIIRPSSSPFSSPVVLVKKKDGSWRMCVDYRQLNSATVKNKFPIPLIEELLDELFGAKFFTKLDLRSGYHQIRMKAEDVEKTAFRTHDGHYEFLVMPFGLTNAPSTFQNLMNDIFRPFLRKFILVFFDDILIYSCKWKEHLQHLGTVFKLLRNNSLKVKRSKCTFAQQQVDYLGHVINAEGVQADPKKSQPS